Below is a window of Lacibacter sp. H407 DNA.
ACCACAGTTTGACCGGCAAGGTTTTTTGGCATAAAGAACGCATAGTCTTTAAATTTCACCATAATGGTTTCGCCATTTCCTTTGTCAACTTTCATCCAGCAGCCTTTTTCCTGGCATACTTCGGTTACTTTACCGGTGATCTTTCCGCTGAATTTGCCGGCGCTTTGCACCTGCTCTTCCATGTTGCCAATCGTAACAACATCTTTATTTTCTGTACCAGCTCCGTAGGTTACGCCTTTTTCTGCAGGCTTCGGGTTGTTTTGGGCAAGGGCAGCTGCGCTCATGAAGACAGCCATCAATACAAAAGAAAGTTTTTTCATAAAAAAAATTTGAAAGGCAAAGTTAGTCAAGAGTTTGGAGCAAGCAAATGAAGCTTGTTAAAAATTAATTGATGCGTAAGCCCGCTGCCATCAGATCAACAAAATAATAAGACCGTTAAACCGTTTGATCCTGCAGTCGTCATACCGGTCATGAAAAATAGAATCCAAATCAAATCTGCAATGAAAAACCGACTGTTTCAACTTTTTATAATCAGCACTCTTGCTGTTTTCTGGAATTCCTGCGGAAAAGGAAAGCCATCCACCAAACCTTATCGTTTCAATGAAACAATTGTTGTGGATGGATTATCACGAAGCTATGTACTCAATCTTCCTCCTGCTTATTACGATAACACAGGGTTTTCATTGGTGATTGCGATGCATGGTGGAGGAGGTAGCGCCAGCCAATTCGAAAGCACATCAAAACTTACAGAGAAAGCCAATGCTGCCGGTTTTATTGTTGTTTATCCCGAAGGCACCGGGGTTATCAATACCTGGAATGCAGGCACTTGTTGCGGGTCATCAGTAAGCAATAACATCAATGATGTAAAATTCATCAGCATGTTGATCGATAAATTGGCGGCTTCCTATAAGATCAACCCGAAGAAAGTTTATGCAACAGGTCATTCAAACGGAGGTATGATGAGTTACCGGCTTGCATGTGAACTATCAAACAAGATCGCAGCCATTGCGCCAAATGGTTCTACTATGGTAGTTACGCAGGCTTGTAATCCCGGCCGTGCCGTTCCTGTTTTGCATATGCATTCAAAACTCGATCAACATGTTGTTTATACCGGCGGTTATGGTAATGGGGTAAGTGGAGTTTATTGTCCGCCGCTTGATTCGGTGTTGAATGTGTGGTCGCTTAAAAACAATTGTGCTTCTCCTTCGCAGGTCATAACAACAACCGCAAACTATACACATAAACGCTGGCTCAATTGTACAAACAATAGTATCATTGATTATTATCTCACCAACGATGGTGCTCATGGCTGGCCCGATGGTTTGCCCGGCGGACCGAACTCTGATATTCCTTCCAACTCCATCAACGCAAACGATTTGTTGTGGAGCTTTTTCCAGCAATACCAGTTGCCCTGATCTTATGACGGTTCCTGTTAAAAAAAGCAGTACCGAATAATTTTTGCTAAAATATTTGGCTTCTAAAATAATTAGTTTTACGTTTGCTAAACAAATTAGTGTTAACAAACAAAACAAACCCGTTATGGAAGAGACTTTAATTTTGGAGAAACCAAAAAAGGAAAAAATGAGTAAAGAGAGCGTTGGCATTAACAATGAAAAGCTCAAAGCATTAAAGCTCACCATCGACAAGATTGACAAGGATTATGGAAAAGGAAGTGTGATGATGATGAATGAGAAAGGCGTTCATGAAATTGAAGCTATTTCAACAGGTTCTATTGGGTTGGATACTGCCCTCGGCATTGGCGGTGTACCTAAAGGACGTGTGATTGAGATCTATGGCCCGGAAAGCAGTGGTAAAACAACCATCGCTACACATATTATTGCTGAAGCACAAAAGAAAGGCGGCATTTGCGCCATCATTGATGCGGAGCATGCATTTGATAGTGGCTATGCGCAGAAATTAGGTGTTGACGTAGATAATTTATTGATCTCTCAGCCTGATTATGGTGAACAGGCATTGGAAATTGCAGATCGATTGATTCTTTCAGGAGCATTGGATGTAGTCGTTATTGACTCAGTAGCAGCCTTGGTTCCAAAAAGTGAACTGGAAGGTGAAATGGGCGATAGCAAAATGGGCTTACAGGCACGTTTGATGAGCCAGGCTTTGCGTAAACTCACCGCTACGATTCATAAAACAAATACCATTTGCATATTCATTAACCAGTTGCGTGAAAAAATTGGTGTGATGTTTGGCAACCCCGAAACAACTACCGGCGGTAACGCATTGAAGTTCTATGCATCGGTTCGCCTGGATATCCGTCGTATGAGTCAGATCAAAGATGGTGATGAAGCAATTGGTAACCGTGTAAAAGTAAAAGTGGTAAAGAACAAGGTAGCGCCACCGTTCAAGGCAGCCGAGTTTGATATCATTTTTGGAGAAGGTATCAGCAAAACAGGTGAAATTATTGATATGGGTGTTGATATGGCCATTATCCAGAAAAGCGGTAGCTGGTATAGTTACAATGGCGACAAACTGGGACAGGGAAGAGATGCTGTAAAAAATCTCTTACTTGATAATCCGGGCATGGCAAATGAAATAGAAGTGAAGATCCGTGAAAAGATAAAAGAAATTCAAAGCGGCGCAGCTGCTTTGTAAACGTCGGGTTTGTTTGTAAGTATCGGCCTTTCGGTTGCAGTAATGCGTACCGGAGGGCCTTTCTGTTTTTTGCTGATACCCCCGTAAAGGTATTGCAAAGCCCTGCGAATAGATTTACTTTCGTCTTCAACTTAATGTACGTTTCACATGAAATAACCATTAAAAATGCGCAGACTATTTTACACCAACCTTCGATGATCATTTTTAATGAGTTATACTATATGGCTAAAAAACAATAAAAAAGAACATATGAAAAAATCAGTTCAACTCTTTGCTGTGGCCTGCTTCTCTTTTTTATTAATGGGATGTCCGTATGAAACAGCGGTATCCATTGATCAACCATCCATAAAATTTCCCACCAACCTGTTTGGAAAATGGGAACCAAAGAGTTCAAGTGATGATGTGCTGACGATAAAACGAAAGGATGATTTTGTAGTAACTATTACAAAAGCAAAGAAGGATGCGAAGCCGGATGATTCGGTTGAACAATATGAAGCCTTTATTTCTGAAGTCGGCAGTATGAAGTTTTTGAATGTATCGGAACTAAGCGAATACAGTTCAGCTCCCAAGTATTTTCTCTACAAAATAGAAGTATCGCCCAGCGGCTCACGTATTACATTGAGTGCTGTAACGGAGAATATCGATGAGATGTTTACAAGCTCAGCAGAGCTAAAGGCATTTATACAAAAAAACATGAACCACTCCTTTTTCTTTGAAAAAGAAGAGGATGTGTACCTGCGGCTCGATTAAGGCAAATCTTTCAACAAGCTCCTGAAGGAGCTTTTTTTATCTTCATATTCTATGCAAGTGAAAATCAGAGAATGGAAAGTAGAAGATCTTGATCCATTGATTGCATTGGCAAATAACAAACGCATCTACGATCAGGTACGTGATCTGTTTCCATATCCTTATACGTTGGAAGATGGGAAGCAATGGTTATTGCAGAATATCGGCATAACTCCTGTTATCAATTTTGTAATTGAAGTGAACGGTAATTTTGCAGGAAGTATTGGTATGGTGCCGCAAACTGATGTGTATCGTTGCAATGCAGAGATCGGCTACTGGTTAGGTGAACCGTTTTGGGGAAAGGGGATCGCCACGCAAGCTGTTGCATTAATTGAAGATCATATCTGGCAAAAATATCCAAACGTTCACCGCATTTATGCAACTACGTACGAGCATAACAAAGCTTCGATGCAAGTGCTGACAAAAAACGGGTTTGAATTGGAATGCATTCATAAAAAAGGAGTGATCAAGAACGGTCAGTTACTGGACGAATATATGTGGGTGAAATTCCGTAACACTTAACAAACGCAGGTTGCTATCCGCAAATTTTGTAGTTTCCTTTTTCTAAACTTACGCTTATGTTGAAATCATTCCAGATAGTTCTTTTTTGTTCGCTTCCCTTTTTTATGATCGCTCAGCAGCGGGATACAATTTCAAAAGAAGATATTCGAATTGCGGCCAAATTAATCGGTGTTGACTTTACAGAGGCAGAGCGTGACAGTATGTTGCGTGACGTAAGAGATAATGCAAGGAAGTATTCGCAAATGCACAATCTTCCATTGAACAACAATGTACCAATGAGTCTTTGGCAAAGCCCGGTGTTGCCCGGTATGCAGTTCAACTCAAAGCAATTACCCGTACAATGGAATATTCCTGCCAATGTAAACATGCCGGTTAACAAAGCTGATCTTTCGTTTTACAATATCCTGCAATTAGCATCTCTCATCAAAAATAAAAAGATCAGTTCCGTTGATCTCACTAAGTTTTTTATTGAACGTATCCGCAAGTATGGCGACACGTTGCAGTGTGTGATTTCATTAACAGAAGAAATTGCATTGCAACAGGCAAAGGCTGCTGATGACGAAATTGCAAAAGGAAAATACCGGGGGCCGTTGCATGGTATTCCTTATGGATTAAAAGATCTGTTTGCGGTGAAGGGAACAAAAACTACATGGGGTGCTACTCCTTATAAAGATCAAACAATTGAAGAAGACAGTTATGTGTACACAAAACTGAAAGAAGCGGGTGCTGTACTTGTTGCAAAGTTTACACTCGGCGCATTGGCCATGGGCGACAGATGGTATGGTGGCCGCACAAAAAACCCGTGGAACCTGAACTTCGGATCATCAGGATCATCAGCAGGGTCGGCTTCTGCAACTGTAGCCGGGCTTGTTCCTTTTGCCATTGGAACAGAAACCTTAGGCTCTATTGTTTCGCCTTCTACAGTTTGTGGTGCAACAGGTTTACGACCAACATTCGGTAGCATCAGCAGAAGCGGAGCTATGACTCTTTCATGGAGTCTTGATAAAGTTGGTCCCATCTGTCGTAGTGCAGAAGATGCAGCCGTTGTATTCAATTATATTCATGGAACTGATGGTAAAGATCCAGGTGCAGTAAATATGCCATTCAACTATACTGTAAAGAAGGATATCAGAAAACTGCGGATCGGATATGCAAAGAATCATTTCGACCGCATAACCGATACCAGTGCGAATGAATGGAAAGTGTTGAAAGCATTTGAGAAGATGGGTATTCAATTAATTCCTGTTTTCTTTCCCGACAGTGCTGCATACCCCTTCAATATAGTTGGCATTACCATTGGTGCAGAAAGTGCTGCTGCATTTGATGAGTTAACAAGAACAGATATGGATGATCAGTTAACAGCACAAACCAAAAACGATTGGCCGAATTCCTTTCGCTCTGCAAGATTAATTCCTGCAGTGGAATATATCAATGCAAACCGTCATCGCTATTTACTGATGCAACACATGAAAACTTTTTTTGAAACAGTTGATATTGTTATTACACCAACATACGGAGGCAGACAATTAGCCATTACCAATCTTACCGGTCATCCGGCATTGGTGATGCCGACAGGCTTTAACCAACGAAAACTTCCAACAAGCATTACATTGGTTGGCAAGTTGTATGACGAAGCAACTTTGTTACAGGTTGGAAAATTATTTCAGCAGGCAACAACATGGGATGATGTGCATCCGGAAATGTTTAAGCAGTAGGTCATTATTCTATTCCTGAATGTTCTTGTTTTGATAAGTCAGTTGTTCCTGCAACTGACTTATTAAATTCAATACGATATAAAATAAAATCTGCTAGAAAGGCTGCAAGGTTCTGCTGCAGAAAAGGAATGTGCACTGGTTTTGCTGATGTGTTGATGCGAAGGTTGGCAAGTCTATTGCGTCGTTGATACAAAGAAGTTTCAACCGCAACACTTTCTGCATCGTTCAGATTCAGTAAAATATGTTCAAGACCCCAAACACCTTTTTCAATTTCAATTGCATCTTCATGTATCCAGATACTAAAATTCTTTCTGAACACGTGTGTTCGAATGGTATAGTAAACTGTCCATGCAATAACAAATAGTGCATTCCATCCAACAAAGGAAAACAAGCTAAACCCCGCAATCATTGCCGGTACAATACCGAACAACAATGTTTTCCGTTTGGTGTAAGCAGCTTCAATTTTAAATGCTGTAGAAACTGCAGAGGGTAATACAGGCTGATACCAGGAAGTGATTCGCTGAATTTGATCGGCCCTTGTGATGGGAATATTATTGCTGCTGTTACGTTCCGTATTGTCTTCGGCCATTACCCATAATCGCATAATATAGAGCTGCAGTTTCCGGCGTACATAATTTGCATTCCAGCTCAGCAACTT
It encodes the following:
- a CDS encoding amidase — protein: MLKSFQIVLFCSLPFFMIAQQRDTISKEDIRIAAKLIGVDFTEAERDSMLRDVRDNARKYSQMHNLPLNNNVPMSLWQSPVLPGMQFNSKQLPVQWNIPANVNMPVNKADLSFYNILQLASLIKNKKISSVDLTKFFIERIRKYGDTLQCVISLTEEIALQQAKAADDEIAKGKYRGPLHGIPYGLKDLFAVKGTKTTWGATPYKDQTIEEDSYVYTKLKEAGAVLVAKFTLGALAMGDRWYGGRTKNPWNLNFGSSGSSAGSASATVAGLVPFAIGTETLGSIVSPSTVCGATGLRPTFGSISRSGAMTLSWSLDKVGPICRSAEDAAVVFNYIHGTDGKDPGAVNMPFNYTVKKDIRKLRIGYAKNHFDRITDTSANEWKVLKAFEKMGIQLIPVFFPDSAAYPFNIVGITIGAESAAAFDELTRTDMDDQLTAQTKNDWPNSFRSARLIPAVEYINANRHRYLLMQHMKTFFETVDIVITPTYGGRQLAITNLTGHPALVMPTGFNQRKLPTSITLVGKLYDEATLLQVGKLFQQATTWDDVHPEMFKQ
- a CDS encoding alpha/beta hydrolase family esterase, which produces MKNRLFQLFIISTLAVFWNSCGKGKPSTKPYRFNETIVVDGLSRSYVLNLPPAYYDNTGFSLVIAMHGGGGSASQFESTSKLTEKANAAGFIVVYPEGTGVINTWNAGTCCGSSVSNNINDVKFISMLIDKLAASYKINPKKVYATGHSNGGMMSYRLACELSNKIAAIAPNGSTMVVTQACNPGRAVPVLHMHSKLDQHVVYTGGYGNGVSGVYCPPLDSVLNVWSLKNNCASPSQVITTTANYTHKRWLNCTNNSIIDYYLTNDGAHGWPDGLPGGPNSDIPSNSINANDLLWSFFQQYQLP
- a CDS encoding DUF4920 domain-containing protein yields the protein MKKLSFVLMAVFMSAAALAQNNPKPAEKGVTYGAGTENKDVVTIGNMEEQVQSAGKFSGKITGKVTEVCQEKGCWMKVDKGNGETIMVKFKDYAFFMPKNLAGQTVVLEGDATVKEVSVKQQKHYAEDAGKSKEEINKIKEVKKEVQFVAKGVLVL
- a CDS encoding GNAT family N-acetyltransferase produces the protein MQVKIREWKVEDLDPLIALANNKRIYDQVRDLFPYPYTLEDGKQWLLQNIGITPVINFVIEVNGNFAGSIGMVPQTDVYRCNAEIGYWLGEPFWGKGIATQAVALIEDHIWQKYPNVHRIYATTYEHNKASMQVLTKNGFELECIHKKGVIKNGQLLDEYMWVKFRNT
- the recA gene encoding recombinase RecA, with translation MEETLILEKPKKEKMSKESVGINNEKLKALKLTIDKIDKDYGKGSVMMMNEKGVHEIEAISTGSIGLDTALGIGGVPKGRVIEIYGPESSGKTTIATHIIAEAQKKGGICAIIDAEHAFDSGYAQKLGVDVDNLLISQPDYGEQALEIADRLILSGALDVVVIDSVAALVPKSELEGEMGDSKMGLQARLMSQALRKLTATIHKTNTICIFINQLREKIGVMFGNPETTTGGNALKFYASVRLDIRRMSQIKDGDEAIGNRVKVKVVKNKVAPPFKAAEFDIIFGEGISKTGEIIDMGVDMAIIQKSGSWYSYNGDKLGQGRDAVKNLLLDNPGMANEIEVKIREKIKEIQSGAAAL